The following proteins are co-located in the Silene latifolia isolate original U9 population chromosome 1, ASM4854445v1, whole genome shotgun sequence genome:
- the LOC141593633 gene encoding ATP-dependent Clp protease proteolytic subunit 4, chloroplastic — translation MEAFAISATTLSPLSSSLKPRFSLLNPNPNHNNLRLHRTNRRPISAVLAVHGRAGAITATGPQSPATAMRAAEADVMGLLLKERIVFLGSSIDDFVADAIISQLLLLDAVDPTRDIRLFINSTGGSLSATMAIFDVVQLVRADVSTVALGIAASTASIILGSGTKGKRLAMPNARIMLHQPLGGASGQAIDVEIQAREIMQSKNNITRIVSEFTGRPLEQVEKDIDRDRYMSPIEAVEYGLIDGVIDRDSIIPLEPVPERVKSTLNYVEISKDIKKFLTPEIPDDEIY, via the exons ATGGAAGCTTTCGCCATTTCCGCAACCACTCTCTCACCGCTTTCCTCCTCTCTCAAACCTCGCTTCTCTCTcctcaaccctaaccctaaccacAACAACCTCCGTCTCCACCGCACCAACCGCCGCCCTATCTCCGCCGTCCTTGCCGTTCATGGCAGAGCCGGTGCTATAACAGCAACGGGGCCTCAGTCGCCGGCTACAGCGATGCGGGCAGCGGAGGCGGATGTTATGGGGTTGTTGTTGAAGGAGAGGATTGTGTTTTTAGGTAGTAGTATCGATGATTTCGTCGCCGACGCCATTATTAGTCAGCTACTATTGCTTGATGCTGTCGACCCGACCCGGGATATCCGCCTATTTATTAATTCCACTGGTGGTTCTCTCAG TGCTACAATGGCGATATTTGATGTTGTGCAGCTTGTTCGGGCTGATGTGTCCACAGTTGCTCTTGGCATTGCTGCATCAACGGCCTCAATCATCCTGGGTAGTGGAACCAAAGGCAAACGGCTAGCAATGCCTAATGCAAGAATAATGCTTCACCAGCCTCTTGGAGGTGCTAGTGGACAAGCAATTGATGTTGAAATTCAAGCCCGGGAGATCATGCAGAGCAAGAACAATATTACACGAATTGTTTCCGAGTTTACAGGGCGGCCATTAGAACAAGTAGAAAAAGATATTGATAGGGATCGTTATATGTCTCCTATCGAAGCCGTTGAATATGGCCTCATTGATGGTGTCATTGATAGAGATAGCATTATTCCACTTGAACCTGTTCCAGAGAGAGTGAAGTCAACCTTGAACTACGTGGAGATCAGTAAAGATATCAAGAAGTTCTTGACACCAGAAATCCCTGACGATGAGATATACTAG
- the LOC141593649 gene encoding putative receptor-like protein kinase At1g33260 codes for MGFSMCCFGSMTPDSRVKNDGQVCLEAISDDTKESPAVVKRYKWEEIEKYTMNFKEVIGIGGYSMVYLAKFPNSTLGAVKMYNNNSERLNQVFKSELEISQKLHHANIVKLLGYCDDNDGGVLVFEYIPKGNLQEELHNHQNNVKTKLTWKQRIKIAYQLAKALEYLHESCDLQIVHGDIKGSNILLDENLNCMLCDFGFAKMGFSSMIKPPSSSRLTMMGSPGYIDPHFLMTGIASKKSDVYSFGVILLELITGLEAFICSGENQILLSSVLRNKESFDVEKLVKMIDPRINQNENVDKEEVKIMGEIAARCLHHLPSLRPNSSEICIIMQEKISFVHDMLDVTEKSYGEEIKL; via the exons ATGGGATTTTCCATGTGTTGTTTCGGTTCAATGACACCGGACTCTCGAGTCAAGAACGACGGCCAAGTTTGCTTAGAGGCGATATCCGATGACACCAAGGAGTCGCCGGCCGTGGTGAAGAGGTATAAATGGGAGGAAATAGAGAAGTATACCATGAACTTTAAGGAAGTCATTGGTATAGGAGGATATAGCATGGTATACCTTGCTAAGTTTCCTAATTCAACATTAGGTGCAGTCAAAATGTACAATAATAATAGTGAGAGGCTTAATCAAGTTTTCAAAAGTGAACTAGAGATCTCTCAAAAACTTCATCATGCCAATATTGTCAAACTCCTTGGATATTGTGATGATAATG ATGGAGGAGTACTAGTATTTGAGTACATTCCAAAAGGGAATCTACAAGAAGAGCTACACAACCACCAAAACAATGTCAAGACAAAACTAACATGGAAACAAAGGATAAAAATAGCATACCAACTAGCAAAAGCACTAGAATATCTCCATGAAAGTTGTGACCTACAAATTGTTCATGGAGACATAAAAGGATCAAACATTCTCCTAGATGAAAATCTCAATTGTATGTTATGTGACTTTGGATTTGCTAAAATGGGATTTTCGTCGATGATCAAACCGCCTTCTTCATCCAGGTTAACCATGATGGGTTCACCCGGGTACATAGACCCGCATTTCCTAATGACAGGAATCGCGTCTAAGAAAAGTGATGTCTACAGTTTTGGAGTTATACTTCTTGAGCTTATTACAGGGTTGGAAGCCTTCATTTGTTCAGGGGAAAACCAGATTCTACTCAGTTCAGTTCTTCGGAATAAGGAGAGTTTTGATGTTGAAaaacttgttaagatgattgatcCAAGGATTAATCAAAATGAGAATGTTGATAAGGAAGAAGTGAAGATTATGGGTGAAATCGCGGCTCGTTGTTTGCATCATTTGCCTAGTTTAAGGCCTAATTCTTCAGAAATCTGCATAATTATGCAGGAAAAGATCAGTTTTGTACATGATATGTTGGATGTGACAGAGAAATCATATGGGGAAGAAATAAAATTATAA
- the LOC141593698 gene encoding putative polyamine transporter At1g31830, translated as MKLRQPSVKMGHFDRAEYSTINDDVPSPKANKSQKVSILPLVFLIFYEVSGGPFGVEDSVGAAGPLLALAGFLVFPFIWSVPEALITAEMGTMFPENGGYVVWVSAALGDYWGFQQGWMKWLSGVIDNALYPVLFLDYLKSVVPIVGQGYPRTLSVLVLTLALTYMNYRGMTIVGWVAVLLGVVSILPFVVMGLMAIPSLEPSRWFVVDLRNVKWGLYLNTLFWNLNYWDSISTLAGEVENPKKTLPKALFYALIFVVCAYFFPLLAGTGAVPLNRELWVDGYFADLAKIIGGTWLCWWVQGAAAMSNMGMFVAEMSSDSFQLLGMAERGMIPELFAKRSRHGTPLIGILFSASGVILLSWLSFEEIVAAENFLYCFGMILEFIAFIILRIKQPAVSRPYKIPLGTTGSILMCVPPTILICVVLALASFKVMVVSLIAVAIGLVLHPTLKYLEAKRILKFSVSRGLPDLQPNGHEGNYQSLLS; from the exons ATG AAACTTAGGCAACCCTCAGTTAAGATGGGccatttcgatcgagcagaatattCCACTATCAATGATGATGTACCTTCCCCTAAGGCTAATAAAAGTCAAAAGGTTTCGATATTACCACTTGTTTTCCTCATCTTCTATGAGGTTTCTGGAGGCCCATTTGGAGTTGAGGACAGTGTTGGGGCAGCAGGACCACTCCTCGCCCTTGCGGGGTTCTTAGTATTTCCCTTCATATGGAGTGTGCCAGAAGCTCTTATTACTGCAGAAATGGGGACAATGTTTCCTGAAAACGGGGGTTATGTGGTTTGGGTCTCGGCCGCATTAGGAGACTACTGGGGTTTTCAGCAAGGTTGGATGAAATGGCTTAGTGGGGTGATTGATAATGCATTATACCCTGTCCTCTTTCTCGACTATTTGAAGTCGGTCGTTCCTATTGTTGGTCAAGGCTATCCACGGACTTTGTCGGTTCTAGTTCTGACTCTTGCCCTCACTTACATGAACTATAGGGGTATGACCATTGTTGGGTGGGTTGCTGTCCTATTAGGTGTAGTTTCCATCCTTCCTTTTGTTGTCATGGGTTTAATGGCTATACCGAGTTTAGAACCTTCAAGATGGTTCGTAGTCGATCTTCGCAATGTCAAATGGGGTTTATATCTAAATACACTCTTCTGGAATCTAAACTACTGGGACTCAATAAGTACTTTAGCTGGAGAAGTGGAGAACCCAAAGAAGACTCTTCCGAAGGCTTTGTTTTACGCTCTCATCTTTGTTGTTTGCGCCtatttctttcctcttttagCCGGCACTGGGGCAGTTCCTCTTAATAGGGAACTGTGGGTAGACGGGTACTTTGCTGACCTGGCCAAGATAATTGGTGGGACATGGTTATGTTGGTGGGTCCAAGGGGCGGCCGCTATGTCCAACATGGGAATGTTCGTGGCTGAAATGAGTAGCGACTCCTTCCAACTTTTGGGAATGGCAGAGCGAGGAATGATCCCCGAACTATTTGCCAAGAGATCACGTCATGGAACCCCTTTAATTGGAATACTGTTCTCTGCTTCAGGTGTGATTTTGTTATCCTGGTTAAGCTTCGAAGAGATAGTAGCTGCCGAAAACTTCTTATATTGTTTTGGAATGATTCTTGAATTTATCGCGTTTATCATACTGAGAATCAAACAACCAGCTGTGTCTCGGCCTTACAAGATTCCTCTCGGGACTACCGGGTCTATTTTAATGTGTGTTCCTCCGACCATATTGATTTGTGTTGTTCTAGCTCTCGCTTCTTTCAAAGTTATGGTTGTAAGCCTCATTGCTGTGGCAATAGGGCTTGTACTACACCCTACTCTCAAGTACTTGGAGGCGAAGAGAATACTCAAATTTTCAGTGAGTAGAGGACTTCCCGATCTGCAGCCAAACGGGCATGAAGGCAACTATCAATCTCTGCTCTCCTAG